The DNA region ttgggagaaaatttttcaaGTTATACATTACTAAAATAATGACAAGATATACATCATGTTATGAAGGTGGATATATCATAATTGCAATGATGAGAAGATGACTAAATTGAAAGAGGCtcagaagtttaaaatatttcttcaaagaggACTCTTCAGTTTgcaagaaatacataaaatgggGATCAGCACatcagtcattagggaaatgcccatgaaaatcacaataaaatgcCACTCTGCACTGACTGAGATGGCAAAAGTTAAAAAGACACAAGAAAACTAGTGTTGGCAAAATACAGGGAAACAGAAATTCCTGTACATTGTGAAAATTGAGTTTTGAGAATAATTGGTCATAGTGTTTCTGAGAATGGTCAGACAATTCCTCAAAATGCTGCAtagaaaattaacataaaatctaGTTATTTCAttccaaaatacatgttttaAGGAAGTGAAAACATATGTTCCTATTCACAAAAAAACTTGTTCATGCTTTATTTATGACATCACTGAAGCAGACTCATTAAATGTCTATCAAAggtgaggggaaaagaaaagtggtTACATTGTCTTTGAATTGAATGTTATTCAATTACAAAAAGGGTTGGTTTGCAGCATGAGGAAAATTCCTGCTAAAAGTTTGAGTCACTAGTGTTCTTCAGAAGATTGGAAGAAGGCAAATCCAACAACTTCTGTAATAAAAACACTACCCTAGAATTTCTAtgcaaatttataatatattaatttcacCTCAGGAAAAAGTTTTAGGAAGAAATGTAAATGTAGGAAGATTGtctacatgtgtgtatgtgtgtatctgaGAACACTGAAATTTTTGAGAGAAAAGTATTAACTAGTATTAACTCTGAAAGCCAGCAAGATAAGTTATCATTTTCCGTTGACTATAGTCTTTTACTTGGAAAAActttattattaactttttatctaataaaatgaagaaatgaatatagTTAACTTTATAAACAGGTTTTAGAACTTGATTATGTTCCCACTcccaataaagatatttttctagttctgtaaatacaaacaaaaaatcaaagtgCTAATTATTTATTTGGGTACATAGCTTCTTCAACAACCTTTGCTATGGCTCTGTGGAAATTTCACAATTCTGAACAGTTTTCTCAGGGCCTCTTTCATCTCTTTATTTCGTAAACTATAGATCAAGGGGTTGAAGAGTGGAGTTAACATGGAGTAGAACAAAGTCACAATTTTCTGCATCCCTGCTGGATTTTCTGCTGTGGGGCTCACATACACAACCATGAGGGAGCCATAGAAGAGGGATACTACAGCCAGATGGGAGCCACATGTGGAGAAAGCCTTTCTCTGGCCTTCTGCTGAAGGGACCCTGAGTACAGCTCTGATCACCAAGGTATAGGAACTGGTAATGAAGAGGAAGGTGGAGAAAATGAGGACTGAGTTATAGATGGCACAGATAATTTCAGTTCCAGGAGCTGGTTCACAGGACAGCTTTATAAGTGGTCCTGGGTCACATAGAAAGTGATCAATTTTATTTGCACAACAAAATGGGAGTTGAGAAACTAGGTAAACAGGCAAGAGGAAACACAAGAAGCCACACACCCAGCATCCAGCTCCCATTCTGAAGCAGTTTTGAACAGTTATGATGGTGGAATAGTGCAGGGGTTTGCAAATTGCAAGGTACCTGTCAAAGGCCATGACAGACAAGAAGAAAGTCTCAGTGGTGCccatggaaaagaagaaatagaactgCAGGAAGCATCCAGAGAAAGAAATGTCATGGCTCTCAGAGAGAAAATTGGCTAGCATATTGGGGACAGTAGAGTTGATATAACAGATCTCCAGGAAGGAAAAGTTGGCCAGCAGGATGTACATTGGCGTTTTTAGTCGATAGTCCCACCATACTGCACAGATAATGCACAGGTTTCCAATTAGGGTTGAGATGTATGTTCCAGAAAAGATTGAAAAAAGGAGGATCTGAATCTTCCAGGTGTAAGGGAAGCCCAAGAGGATGAAATTACTCACAGAGCTGGAGCAATTATttacattcaaatttttatttgttcctaaaGCTGCAAAGATAAAAGATTTCCATGTGAGAAGTGATCTTACATAATGTGACTTTTTAAGACAGATTTCTTGAGTGGGGTCACATTGGTATTCCTTTCAAAAATAACAGATTATTCATGCAGAGATATTTACATGATTTTTCAGATACTCATAGTCCTACCCTAGACACACCAAACCCAAtttgaaaagaggaagagagggtcTGAAGTCAAAGGAAGTTTACCACCCATATGTTGGTTttgaccaaaacaaaacaatacaaaacagtAGATACAATTTTAGGTCAAGTGGtgaatgaaaggagaaaataaatatactaaaGAGATAAATCATTTTTTGTCACATACAATGATATTACATTGATTGATGTTCAATATTCTTTGCTCTATTTGTGAGAGGAATACTTGCTCCCATACTGATTTGAGGATAATATCTCAGTGTATctatagaattaaaatatatgcattggATAATTCATTTTAGCTTTGTTGTGTTAAgttaaagattttctttctctgtacaTTTCAGACCgcaatttaattaataattgagGTGAAAAATATTGAATGATTAATAGAATTTTGACATTCATCTCattggtaaaaaatatattttcttaaactattttatataataagtaaaaatattatttttaacaaatatggTTATGGTAACACATAACTTCATACATTGCAAAGATAATAAGaaggaatggataaacaaattaaatctaaaaatttCTTGCAGAAAAATGGGCATGTCTGCTATTTGTAGTTCAAAGAGTGGGAAGTCCCACAATGTCATTTCAGGTCTAATCATAAatattatttgctaatatttatcTTAATTTGTTCTCCAAATAATAATTAGAATTCTTTGTAATATCATAATCATCATAATTTAatcctctaaataaaatgaatataaatatatgagataTATCATATTTTGTCAGCCTCTTGAATACTTTGTAATTGGAATGGAGGGTGAGTGATCAACTTTAATCTGGTTTGTATAGCAAAATGTAAATAGTCAATGCTGATAGTAGAGAGAATTAGTTTTCAAAGTGTGGTCCAGGAATGGTTCGTGGTCTTTGAGAGTCTTTCAGGGAAAATagatcaaaattattattattttacatcaaaattagttttataataatgttaaaataatatttggttttccattttgcattttttctttattattaaattgGAGTTTTCAAGGCTAATGATACATGATATCACAAGAGACCAACCAGAGAAGTAGATATGATACAAAAATCTTTACTGTATTAAGACAAAAACAGTAATGATATTGGCAAAAAAGTTGTAAATTGAAACTCTTCTCAGTAATTTGGATGAAGTCACTTTTACATAAAATAGTCatcatttttctctatatatgcCTAATTAATTActgctgttattttaaaattaatttataagcaAATATTCCCAAggtttaatttccaaataataaatattattggcAATAACTCACATAAATGCAAGTTCTGTGGTGTCCTTGAGAGTTTTTAAGTTATAAGCATGTCCTAAAATCAAATATTGGATAACAACATTCCTAGAAAAATCTTACCCTCTAAAGAATAATTAAATGCTCTTCCTAGTCATCATAGCAAACAGTATCTGGGGTAAGAGTTTCATGTAGTCctttgcttgttttcatttttcctttattattttttattgacattCCCTATTTGAGCAGTATTATAAATGGGTTTCATATGCAAATAGCAATTTTAGAAAGGTAATCTTTTGGAGATAAAGCATATGCCAATTTAAATTCCCCATTCAATATTTCAGAATGTTAAGACTTTAACATACAAAAAATTAAccaaccaataaaataataatattattctaGTTGTATCATATTGCTTCATTTTAGTTTTACCATAGCATAGAGACATGgaagttaaatgaaaataaattgactCATTCTTAAAATATTCACCATGTGTCTATTAATT from Ictidomys tridecemlineatus isolate mIctTri1 chromosome 5, mIctTri1.hap1, whole genome shotgun sequence includes:
- the LOC144377635 gene encoding olfactory receptor 11H6-like; translation: MAFSHTGVYDSHLVFSALGTNKNLNVNNCSSSVSNFILLGFPYTWKIQILLFSIFSGTYISTLIGNLCIICAVWWDYRLKTPMYILLANFSFLEICYINSTVPNMLANFLSESHDISFSGCFLQFYFFFSMGTTETFFLSVMAFDRYLAICKPLHYSTIITVQNCFRMGAGCWVCGFLCFLLPVYLVSQLPFCCANKIDHFLCDPGPLIKLSCEPAPGTEIICAIYNSVLIFSTFLFITSSYTLVIRAVLRVPSAEGQRKAFSTCGSHLAVVSLFYGSLMVVYVSPTAENPAGMQKIVTLFYSMLTPLFNPLIYSLRNKEMKEALRKLFRRLKTWHLEKFLTKVRVLSNTSRIETSPHCQRREHNNSLYIEHRKYTCDAEFARMNPTQ